In Litorilinea aerophila, the genomic stretch CCCGCACCAGGTCATCGCTGCCGATCTGCTTGAGGACATAGCCGGCCGCGCCTGCGGCGATGGCGTCGAAGAGCATCTCGTCCTCCGCGTAGGAAGTCAGCATGATCACCCGGGTCTCAGGTCGCCGGGCCAGGATCTCCCGGGTGGCTTCGATGCCGCTCTTGCCGGGCAGCCGTACATCCATAATCACCACATCCGGCTGCACGTAGAGGGCCTTCTCCACCGCTTCCTGGGCATCGGCCGCTTCGGCCACCACCTCAAACTCGGGATAGGCCGAGAGCAGGGTCTTCAGCCCGATCCGCACCACTTCGTGATCGTCTACCAGAAGGATTCGTAAATGCATGGCTTCGGTCATATTCCTGTGGATGCCTGGACGGGCTAGCCAGAGCCGGAAGAGGCAGGAACCCGTCCCGCCGCAAATCGGTTGTATTGTATCACACTTGCCACATTTGATAAGCATGAACGCGACAAAAAGCCCATCTCCTTCCGTACATCCCGCCGTCGATGATTCGTCCGGGAGTCGTTTATAGTAGAAGGGCCCACCTTACGGAAAATACGGTATAATAGACGGCGGCGCGGTGAAGCTTGCGAAAAAGTAGGGTTCAGAAAATCAGGAACGAGGGGACATGAAGCACCAGAACGACCATAGCCAGCAGCTCCACGAAGAACTGCAGGCCTTACGACGGCGGGTGGAAAACCTGGAACGGGGCCTACCCTGGCTCTTTGAACAGGGCGTGTTCGCCCGCTCTTTCATCTATTTCCGCTATCAACTGGAACCGTCCCCCCAACTGACTTACATCAGCCCGGCCGTGGAGCACCAGATCGGCATCCGGCCCGAGGCATTCTACGCCGATCCCGACCTGTGGGAAAGCCTGGTCCACCCCGACGACCGACAGAAGCTCTTGGACGCGGTGCAAACGGGCGCTGTGGCCATAGCGCCCGTGACCTGCCGCTGGCGCACCCAGGACGGCTCCTGGCGGTGGATGGAAGAGTATCTGCAGCTGGAGGTAGACGGCCAGGGACGGATGATCGCGGTGACCGGCATTGCCCGGGACATCACCCAAAGGCGGCAGATGGAGGAGGCCCTGCGGCAGAACGAAAGCCGCTTCCGAACCCTCTTCGCCGAGGCCCCCATCGGCCTGGCCCTGGTGGACGCCGCCGGCCATCCCGTCGAAGTCAACCGGGCCCTGATCC encodes the following:
- a CDS encoding response regulator, encoding MHLRILLVDDHEVVRIGLKTLLSAYPEFEVVAEAADAQEAVEKALYVQPDVVIMDVRLPGKSGIEATREILARRPETRVIMLTSYAEDEMLFDAIAAGAAGYVLKQIGSDDLVRALKTVARGESLLDPAVTQKVFEQVRTNARRAEEEAFASLTDQELVILSLITRGLTNKEIARQVFLSEKTVRNYVSSILSKLNLSSRAEAAAYAVRHHIENHVPSSR